The following coding sequences lie in one Balneola vulgaris DSM 17893 genomic window:
- the dut gene encoding dUTP diphosphatase, with protein MKILFKKLPHAKDLALPSYETSSAAGMDIRAALEEPMVLKPGERALIPTGLQMAIPHGYEAQIRPRSGLAIRNGITMLNTPGTIDADYRGEVKVIAINLGQEDFEVSHGDRIAQMVIAPVTQFPVVEVENLDETERGEGGFGSTGIK; from the coding sequence ATGAAGATTTTATTTAAGAAATTACCGCACGCCAAAGACTTAGCCCTGCCTAGTTACGAAACTTCTTCAGCTGCAGGGATGGATATTCGTGCAGCGCTTGAAGAACCGATGGTTTTGAAGCCGGGAGAGCGTGCTTTGATACCTACGGGTTTACAAATGGCAATACCTCATGGTTATGAAGCTCAAATACGTCCACGTAGTGGTTTAGCCATTCGAAACGGCATCACTATGTTGAACACACCAGGAACAATTGATGCCGATTACCGAGGAGAAGTAAAGGTAATTGCTATTAATCTAGGCCAAGAAGACTTCGAAGTAAGTCATGGTGATAGGATCGCACAAATGGTGATCGCTCCCGTTACTCAGTTTCCTGTGGTGGAAGTAGAAAACTTGGATGAGACTGAACGCGGCGAAGGTGGTTTTGGTAGTACAGGAATTAAATAA